A part of Bacteroidia bacterium genomic DNA contains:
- a CDS encoding gliding motility-associated C-terminal domain-containing protein, which translates to MRNYTLLICLLCFSMPSFGQALVDSCFSTGTPGTSFANTPALGNMDGDLLSFNGTSWTGGFPTANITLPPPNNNNCRAIWIGSGTLWTTGGEGFALKLTAPLATGVSYTFSFTYASHGTGSTGSFAPSFQTNTAPNLAGAFNVGNLPAVGNAWTANSITFTASAAQNGDDWLVIHTGATGSSGMFLSFCPGCAIPATCSVDLGNDSTLCQGGSLLLDATYPGANYLWSDGSTNSTLTVNSTGTYWAEVNVNGCIARDSINVTFSPAPTVNLGADTAICAGTTLILDAQNPGATYIWQNNSANSTFSANTAGQYWVTVDDGICSASDTITLSIDPLPQVNLGNDTTICIGDTITLDATFLNSNYEWSNGAFSPTIPVFSQGLYWVQVIHKCGIVRDSVVISTTSVPSISLGPDTAICKGNNLLLDATAPAVTYQWQNLSTTPTLSVTNTGLYWVQLSHLCGTFRDSIQVVVDSIPSTELGPDRQACEGDVILLNASAPGNTTYLWQDNNTNPFYTINTGGLYTVTLTGRCGSSRDSVNVTYFNYPVVNLGADTVLCKGTNLQLNAFSPGATYVWQDNSTLSTFVATGPGTYSVTATNGNCPTTDAIIITGDSIPALNLGPDRFLCDGESAVLDATVPGAQSYIWQDSSRFSTYPIQQRGTYYVDVRNQCGRIRDSVIVKTSITPVVNLGISGVICSEGNGFSVRDVSIPVSDATYLWSDGETDPVRIIDQTGVYRVRIETGCGVDEDSVWIGFSLYPKAEIGNDTTLCEEDFPITLRAEERPGDYRWQDGASGTVYQVTEPGLYTLQVSNNCGVDQDSMFIDMRSCRCNVFVPTGFTPNDDGVNELLTVGYQCGFESYSLHIYNRWGQEVFASTNPDEAWDGRTGGRANPEGVYVWVLRYQYQARGWSIPNTETGTVTILR; encoded by the coding sequence GTGAGAAATTATACCTTACTGATCTGTCTTTTATGTTTTTCCATGCCTTCCTTTGGACAGGCACTTGTGGATAGCTGCTTTTCAACCGGTACTCCCGGTACTTCATTTGCCAATACACCAGCCCTGGGCAATATGGATGGAGATTTACTTTCATTCAACGGTACTTCATGGACAGGTGGGTTTCCCACTGCCAATATTACCCTTCCGCCACCCAACAACAACAACTGCCGGGCGATATGGATAGGAAGCGGCACCTTATGGACCACAGGTGGAGAAGGGTTTGCCCTTAAACTGACGGCTCCGCTGGCTACAGGTGTTTCCTATACGTTTTCCTTTACTTATGCCAGTCATGGTACAGGTAGCACCGGAAGTTTTGCGCCTTCATTCCAGACCAATACAGCGCCCAATCTTGCAGGGGCATTTAATGTTGGCAATCTTCCGGCTGTAGGAAATGCATGGACGGCCAACTCCATTACCTTTACAGCCTCTGCGGCTCAAAACGGGGATGACTGGCTGGTCATTCACACAGGTGCAACGGGGAGTTCTGGTATGTTTCTGTCGTTTTGCCCCGGCTGTGCCATTCCTGCTACCTGCTCGGTCGATCTGGGAAATGACTCAACGCTCTGTCAGGGTGGATCACTCCTGCTCGACGCAACTTATCCCGGCGCCAATTATCTTTGGTCCGATGGCTCTACCAACAGCACCCTGACGGTTAACAGTACAGGTACATACTGGGCAGAAGTAAATGTAAACGGATGTATCGCCAGAGACAGTATCAATGTTACATTCAGCCCGGCTCCAACAGTAAATCTGGGCGCAGACACAGCCATTTGCGCAGGCACAACGTTAATCCTTGACGCACAAAATCCGGGGGCAACTTATATTTGGCAAAACAATTCTGCCAACTCCACTTTTTCTGCCAATACAGCCGGACAATACTGGGTCACCGTTGATGATGGCATCTGCTCGGCCAGTGATACGATTACCTTAAGCATAGATCCGCTGCCACAGGTTAATCTCGGCAATGATACCACGATCTGTATCGGAGATACGATTACGCTTGATGCAACATTCCTCAACAGCAATTATGAGTGGAGCAATGGAGCCTTTAGTCCGACAATTCCGGTTTTTTCGCAGGGATTGTACTGGGTACAAGTTATTCATAAATGTGGGATCGTGCGGGATTCTGTAGTAATTTCCACAACCAGCGTCCCGTCTATAAGTCTGGGGCCAGATACAGCCATTTGCAAAGGAAATAACCTCCTGCTCGATGCAACCGCTCCGGCAGTAACTTATCAATGGCAGAATCTTTCCACTACCCCTACCCTTTCCGTTACGAATACCGGATTGTATTGGGTGCAGCTCTCGCATCTTTGCGGCACTTTCAGAGATAGTATCCAGGTGGTGGTAGATTCTATTCCCTCCACAGAACTGGGTCCCGACCGTCAGGCATGTGAAGGGGATGTAATTTTGTTGAATGCCAGTGCCCCGGGAAATACAACCTATCTCTGGCAGGACAACAACACCAATCCTTTTTATACCATTAACACCGGAGGATTATATACAGTAACGCTTACGGGCCGTTGCGGATCGTCCAGAGACTCGGTGAATGTCACTTACTTCAATTACCCGGTCGTAAATCTGGGTGCAGATACAGTCCTTTGCAAAGGAACCAACCTGCAGCTGAATGCCTTTTCTCCGGGAGCAACTTATGTATGGCAGGATAATTCGACCTTGTCTACTTTTGTCGCCACGGGTCCGGGGACGTATTCGGTTACCGCGACCAATGGAAACTGCCCGACTACGGATGCGATCATAATCACAGGAGACTCAATTCCCGCGCTCAATCTGGGTCCCGACCGATTCCTCTGCGATGGAGAATCGGCCGTTCTGGATGCAACTGTTCCGGGTGCACAGAGTTATATCTGGCAGGATAGTTCGAGGTTTTCGACTTATCCGATTCAGCAGAGAGGAACGTACTATGTGGATGTAAGAAACCAGTGTGGGCGAATCAGAGATTCGGTCATCGTAAAAACCTCCATTACGCCTGTGGTCAATCTGGGGATATCCGGCGTTATTTGTTCGGAGGGAAATGGATTTTCGGTAAGAGATGTTTCCATTCCGGTCAGTGATGCTACGTATTTGTGGTCAGATGGGGAAACAGATCCGGTAAGAATCATTGATCAGACAGGCGTGTACCGGGTCAGAATAGAAACCGGCTGTGGAGTTGATGAGGATTCTGTGTGGATCGGATTCAGTTTATACCCCAAAGCAGAAATTGGCAACGATACGACCCTCTGCGAAGAAGATTTTCCGATTACTCTGCGGGCAGAGGAGCGACCTGGCGATTACCGCTGGCAGGATGGTGCTTCCGGCACGGTCTATCAGGTTACGGAACCCGGGCTCTATACCCTTCAGGTGAGCAATAATTGCGGCGTTGATCAGGATTCGATGTTTATCGATATGCGAAGTTGCCGGTGCAATGTATTTGTCCCGACAGGCTTTACGCCCAATGACGACGGCGTCAACGAACTTCTTACCGTGGGATATCAGTGTGGTTTCGAGTCCTATTCCCTCCATATCTATAATCGCTGGGGGCAGGAAGTTTTTGCCAGTACAAACCCCGACGAAGCATGGGACGGACGCACCGGTGGCAGAGCCAATCCCGAAGGTGTATATGTTTGGGTACTTCGATACCAGTATCAGGCCCGGGGCTGGAGTATTCCCAATACAGAGACAGGCACCGTTACCATTTTGCGGTAA
- a CDS encoding alpha/beta hydrolase — MPPLIRQLSNVGNRFFTTAGYINLEYLLTGDPASETVLFLHGVGLGCRVFLPNIDHFAKDYQVLAVSLRGHGLSAPPMESSEENYAIEVMVHDLVELTWSLNIQQFHLVGNSLGGVIGYELLRRDPDSLLSLTTFGAPPRQEGGRWAISLSDKLLNATGKIRGRKKQAQILARQLSDNDETISYLVDEIFPTTNWDAIRQVRYNLAQIDYISTLVESDVPLFFIEPEEDFMGKLSSARRAFHDTLRALENREHVRHEVLPGAGHLANLDQPKAFNELLLSYLKSLR, encoded by the coding sequence ATGCCACCGCTGATCCGACAGTTGAGTAATGTAGGTAACCGGTTTTTTACGACTGCCGGTTATATTAATCTGGAGTATCTCCTGACAGGTGATCCTGCATCTGAGACGGTGCTTTTCTTGCATGGGGTAGGGCTGGGTTGCCGGGTTTTTTTGCCTAATATTGATCATTTTGCCAAGGATTATCAGGTGTTGGCTGTCTCCCTTCGCGGCCATGGGCTCTCTGCGCCGCCGATGGAGTCTTCGGAAGAAAACTACGCCATTGAAGTAATGGTACACGATCTGGTGGAGCTTACCTGGTCGCTCAACATCCAGCAATTTCATCTGGTCGGCAATTCTTTGGGCGGGGTGATTGGTTATGAACTGCTTCGCAGGGATCCCGATAGTCTTTTGAGTCTGACAACCTTTGGTGCTCCTCCCCGCCAGGAAGGTGGGCGCTGGGCCATTTCCCTGTCTGACAAACTCCTGAATGCAACCGGAAAAATACGTGGTCGGAAAAAGCAGGCGCAAATTCTCGCCCGACAATTGTCGGACAATGATGAAACAATTTCTTATCTCGTAGATGAAATCTTCCCGACTACCAACTGGGATGCCATACGGCAAGTGCGTTATAATCTTGCCCAAATAGACTATATATCCACCCTGGTGGAAAGTGATGTTCCATTATTTTTTATCGAGCCGGAGGAAGATTTTATGGGAAAACTCTCTTCCGCCCGCCGGGCTTTCCATGATACACTGCGCGCATTGGAAAACCGCGAGCATGTTCGCCACGAAGTTTTGCCCGGTGCAGGCCATTTAGCCAATCTTGATCAGCCCAAAGCGTTTAATGAACTGCTGCTGAGTTACCTCAAAAGCTTAAGGTAG